The Pan paniscus chromosome 23, NHGRI_mPanPan1-v2.0_pri, whole genome shotgun sequence genome includes the window AGCAGTgtgaggaaaggaagaggagtCGTCTGTAAAAACCCATTGACTGTGCTCATTTCACACTGCGTGCCTCTATCAAAACATctctagccaggcgcggtggctcatgcctgtaatcccagcattttgcaaGGGTGAGGCaagcagaccacctgaggtcaggagttcgagaccagtctggccaacatggcaaaacctaaaaatcctaaaattagccagggcctggtggcgcgtgcctgtaatcccagctgctcaggaggctgaggcaggagaatcgcttgacccaggaggcagaggttgcagtgagccgagatcgtgccactgcccgctagcctgggcaacagagcaagactccatctcaaaaacaaaacaaaacaaaacaaaacaaaatctcatgtatcccataaatatatacatctattatatacccacaaaaattaaaattaaaaaaaagaaaaaaacaaacaacccccatTGACTGTACTCTCTGTTATATTCCTGGGGCCCTCAAATGTTGATTACTCTTCAGTTTTGAGAATCTAAGTGACACCTAGCCTGGACAGGAGGAGGGGAGAGCCCCTGTTTCTGGCAGGTTTCTAAGAGGAATCACAGGACTGGGCTGAGAAGAGGGGACCCAGCACCCAGGCTAGAGCAGCCACCCCTCCATCCCTGAGTGAGGGGCCATCTGCTGCCCCCCACCTCTCCCtcgcccccacccccgcctctaTCTCAAGCCTTGCTCCTTTCCCCTCAGGTGCCTCCACCTGCCGTTTGCCCCGTCCTCACAGAGTGTGAATCTTGACTCAAAGTGTGGAGGTCAAAGCCCCTTGGAAGTGGGAAAGGCCCAGGCGGGTGCAGATTGTTTATTTACTTGCTGGGTGCTGGGTGTGAAAGGAACAGACACGTGCTTGCCTCGTGGGGCTCAGTCTCTAGCGGGGAAGATGGGCACTGCTGTCATTGTAAAGTGTGATTTTGTGAAAAGTGCTAAGAAGGAAAGGACAGGGGCTATGAGAGGGGGTTGTGGAGTCCTAATTAGGAAGGAGGAGTTGAACTGGTGAGATTGAGGGAAAGCAAAAAGCGAAAGCAGGTAAGCTCTAAGTGTGCTTTTCTTCATGCTCCAGAACACATGCCCTCCTGCACAAATAATTCACAATCTTCCTGCAACCAGCTATCACCAGACGCTCAGCTGACAGAAAATTGCAaattagctcactgcaacctcggcatTATCAGTACTGCATAAAGCCCTCTCCAGCATACAGCATGAGCACCATCCTGTACCGTCCCTAGCAAGCCTTTGTCTCCTTGCAgacagccccttctctgctgtgctgcctgTTGCAAATTTGCAacgcattttctttttctttttttttttttgagacggagtctcgctctgtcacccaggctggagtgcagtggcgcgatctcagctcactgcaagctccgcctcccgggttcacgccattctcctgcctcagcctcccaagtagctgggactacaggtacgtgccaccacgcccggctaatttttttgtatttttaatagagatggggtttcactgtgttagccaggatggtcttgatctcctgacctcgtgatccacctgcctcagcctcccaaagtgctgggattacaggcgtgagccaccgtacccggccttttctattttttttttttttttttttgagacaagttttcaccatgtcacccaggctggagtgcaatggcgcaatcttgactcactgcaatctctgcctcccagactcaagggattctcctgcctcagcctcccaagtaaatgggactacaagcatgtgccaccacgcccggctaatttctgtatttttagtagagatggagtttgccatgttggccaggctggtgttgaactcctgacctcaggtgatctgtgtgcctcaacctcccaaagtgctgggattacaggcgtgagccatcactccCGGCTGCAACATATTTTCATACCTTCTCTAATAAATGtgcctttctttacctataactgtcttggtaaattcttcttACTCCTGGGCTACTGGCCTCAGATAGTTGCCGCTCACCTGAGACAGGGGTGACAAGACGGCTTATTCATAGAAAGCATAATGACCAAATTAGAAgaactgggatatccatcaccttaaacatttatcttttctttatgctgggAGCATGCAAATTATTCTCCTGTAGCTATTTTTGAAGTATACAGTGGGTTATGGTTAACTGcagtcaccctactgatctatgGAACActatgtcttatttcttctagCTAACTGTATATTGTACCCATTGATcagcttctcttcttcctcccctccttgctatccttcctggcctctggtaaccaccaatttACTCTCCATCTTtgtgagatccacttttttttttgagacggggttttttagtagagacggggtttcaccatgtgagccaggatggtctccatctcctgacggCGTGAtacgcccatctcggcctcccaaagtgtcgggattacaggcgtgagccaccgcacctggcctaatttacTTCTTTATGTAGTCTATTGTGTATCTATCTTTTCCAGGGAACCTcagctccacaagggcagggcTCTCTTGTCACTTTGGTTTATGGCCATATCACAGAGCCcatcccagtgcctggcacatattaaggAATGCATTAGGATTCCAAAAccagccaggagcggtggctcacgcctgtaatcccagcactttgggaggccgaggcgagtggatcacgaggataggagttcaagaccagtccggccaagatggtgaaaccccgtctctactaaaaatacaaaaaattagttgggcgtggttgtggatacctgtaatcctatctattcgggaggctgaggcagagaattgcttgaacccgggaggcagaggttgcagtgagccgagatcgcgccactgcactctggcctgggcgacagagcaagacgccatctcaaaaaaaaaaaaaaaaaaaaattacaaagcccACAGTGCCACAAGACCACAGGTGGTGCAGTGAACAGGGCATTGCCTTGAGAGTCTATCATCCCTGGGCAAGTCATTAAAcataggggtgggggtgggagcctCCTGTCTGTAACGTGGAGGTGTCACGTGCCAAGGGCTCAGGCACaagcgcgcgcacgcacacacaaacacacccattAGTAAGGACACGACCCCTGTCATTCTAATGCGATTTATACTTTTCCATGAAGAAATTCATTTCCCCCTCTCACTAACCCCAGAGACAGGTAGAGCCGACAGGTGGAAGAACTGAGGCCCGAGAGCGACAGCGGGGGACCCTCCCCGCGCCATGGCACGGCCTGGACCCTCCCCGCGCCACGGCACAGCAGCTGTCCGACCCCCTCCTCACGCCCGGGGGGGCGCGACGGCTGCCAAGGGTCGCGGGCAGGGGGCGCGGCGCCggggactacatttcccaggagCAGTTGGCGCGGTTCCGCCGTTCCTGGGGTTTCAAGAGCCTCGCGTTAAAGGGGGCGGGGGAGGTTGCGCAGTCCGCCAGCTGGAAGATGGCTCTGCGCCCGGTGGGGACCCAAGAGCCGCCTGCCCGGGTGCCCAGGCGGGGTCCGGCTGCAGTGAAGAAGCCCCCCGGCTCTGCAGTGTCCCTGAGGGGAGGCGAGGCGAAGCGAGGCGAGGCGAGGCCAAGCCAATTGGAGGCCGTCTTTCCTCGTCTTGCCCGCCTCGGCTTCGGCCTCTGCGCCCAAGCCCCAGGGaaccccctcccttcccctccaacTCCCCGGAACAGGGGAAGGGGCGGTGAACCTCGCCGCCTGGCGGGAGAAGGGGTGTCCACTAGCTGGAAGCCCCTGCAACCCGAGGCAACCCCTTTCCCCAATTCTGGCTTCAGTTCCGGGAATTTACAGGTCGCTGGGATGGGCGGGGAGAAGGGACAGGAgagatacaaaataaaatgaacgCCCAGGTGTCAGGGAGCTGAGCCTTACAGTACCCCGCCCCCAATCCATCCTTCTAAGTCCCGGGCCTCCGCGGTAAAATAGGGGTGATGGGGATAGTGATCACAGGCAGGAGGCGCAAAGGATCCAGAAACCGGTGGGGAGCACTGTGCAAACTGTAAAGCGCTGtgcaaataaaattattgatCGTCGTGTCATTGGATTCATCCAGTCTTTAAGACATGCACGGATCTGGGGCGGGGGATGGGGTGACATGGTTCTGGGCTCTCAGGGTGGAACATCTCGGATACGGGGAGGGGGGGCTATTTGGGTGCGTATTAACCCAACCAGGTCTTAATGGGAACCCGAGTTGTCTttgaaaataaccaaaacaaagcCACCAGAATGTTGTGTTTTCAAATGACGAAACTTAAGAGAAACTGACACCATCAAAAGACGAACCTTGACCTTTTGAACTAACCTGACCCCCCCATTGCTTCCCTTCCCCGCCTGTGCCACGGAGATAAGCCCAGAGAGAAGGCATCTGACACCGAGTCTTgcgctccccctcccccttcctcccctaaTCATTTGGATTAATCCATCCCTTGGCGTGCGGGGGAAACCCATTAATTTGTCCTGGCTTCAGAGACTCCCAGGTCCAGTAGGAGCCCTCCCACACCCACGCAGCTACGATCCCGTCCCCAACATCAAAACCCTCGAACCCCTCCCCTTTACCCCTCCCCAGTAGCCTACTGTGTCTGCAAACAGCTCTTGGACCATACCGGGATGCGTTCATCATTTTGACCAGCAACAAACTCCCACTCCCAGGGTATTGTTTAAGTGAACAGTGACCGGCCTCTATGCTTAGGGAATAAAAGCGGGGTTGTGGGAGAGGGGCCCAGGGAGCAAGCGTCGCAGAATCTCAGCCCAGGGCCGCTGCCAAGCGGACCCGGCACGTGAGTAGGAGGTCGGCCGCAGACAAGGGGTCCTAGGGTCTCTGAGGTCTCTCCTGCTGGCCTCTGGGCCCCTAAAGCCCCTCGAGCTTCAGAACTCCCTACAGACAGTGGCGCCCCGTGTCCGCCTCGTCTACACCTGCCAAGCAGCACGGGAAAATCTGTGTGCATTTTAACAAAGACATCGCATCTTCCCAGCAAAATGGCGGTGGTCGCGGCCACGGCTCTCTGAACAACTCCACACTTTCCGAGGACAGGTCACAATCCAAGGGACATAACCCCCTCCTCGACCTCTACCCTAGCGCCCCGCTTTCCCAAGTCCCCAAAGCACTCAGGGCCTCTCCTCATTACAGGGGCCCCCCGGACCGTCCCTGGTTAGAGCTTCTGGGGCAGCTTCTCCATTGTGGAccgccctcccccgcccccacaTTGCCTTCAAGGAGCCTTGGGACGGGGACTGAACCCCCAGGCTGGGCCTCACGGATGGGGGGCAGCGAGTTCTGTCTCTGACACCCCAAAACTTCCAGGCTAAGAGAAGCACATAAATGAATTCCCGATTAGGGTATATGGGAGATGTAGGGGTCTTTGAGGAGAAGAGGCCACCCGGGAGGCCCTCCTCATCTCTCAGAGGGTCCGGGCAGCACTGGGGGTTCGGCCTCAGGAGGGAACCTCAAGGCAGAGGTCGGGGGGCGCGCTGGGGGAGAGACGgcagaggagggggaagggacaAAGTTTGAAAGTACCCTTCCAACTCTTTCAGGGAAAGTTTCCTTGGGGGCCCCATGGACAGAGAGGGGTAGAGGTGTGGAGGGACCGGTGGCGGGGTGACCCCCGAGAGGTGACCGGACCCCGGGGGAGCGACCCCTCCCCCCTGTCCCGGCTCGGCCCGGTTGGGAGTCGCCCAGCTCGGGGCCGCGTGTGTTAGTTGGGGCCGCTTTCCGGCAGTTCCACCGGGCTAGGGGACCCCGCAGCGGGCCGGGAGCAGAGCCCCCGGTAGCCTCAGGGGAGAGCTTTGCTACGGGGGGTTTCCCGCACCGAGGCTCCCTAGCCCCGCAGAGCCAGCCCCCCGCAAAGGGGAAATGTGCCGGCACACCAGCGGTCCTCGGCGCCGTTTGGGGTGCGTGGCGGGCGCGGGGGGCTGCGGCCGGGCCAGCGGGCCGCCCGGCGGGGAAGCCCAGGGAGCCAGGCAGCGGCCCAGGGCGGCGGCGGGGAGCAGGAAGGCCCGGGCCGGGGGGAAAGGTCGGATTTGCTCGGCGGAAGAAACACAGATGGCGGCGGCGCAGCGCCATTCCGGGCCGGGAGCAGGCAGCCAGCAGCCCTGTCCTCACCGCGGTCCGCCCGCCGCCGCTAAATACCCGGATGCGCCGCCCAAGCGCCAGACGCGGAGCTGGGaaaagggaggcagaggaggcggaggcagaggcagaggcagagcacGGTGCCGAGACCAAGCGACAGACCGGCGGGGCTGGGCCTCGCAAAGCCGGCTCGGCGAGCTCTCCCGACACCCGAGCCGGGGAGGAAAAGCAGCGACTCCTCGCTCGCATCCCCGGGAGCCGCACTCCGGACTGGCCCGGTAGTCAGGGGCTCAGGAGCAGATCCCGAGGCAGGCTTTGCTCAGCCTCCGACGAGGGCTGGCCCTTTGGAAGGCGCCTTCAACAGCCGGACCAGACAGGCCACCATGACCGAGAATTCCACGTCCGCCCCTGCGGCCAAGCCCAAGCGGGCCAAGGCCTCCAAGAAGTCCACAGACCACCCCAAGTATTCAGACATGATCGTGGCTGCTATCCAGGCCGAGAAGAACCGCGCTGGCTCCTCGCGCCAGTCCATTCAGAAGTATATCAAGAGCCACTACAAGGTGGGTGAGAACGCTGACTCGCAGATCAAGTTGTCCATCAAGCGCCTGGTCACCACCGGTGTCCTCAAGCAGACCAAAGGGGTGGGGGCCTCGGGGTCCTTCCGGCTAGCCAAGAGCGACGAGCCCAAGAAGTCAGTGGCCTTCAAGAAGACCAAGAAGGAAGTCAAGAAGGTAGCCACGCCAAAGAAGGCATCCAAGCCCAAGAAGGCTGCCTCCAAAGCCCCAACCAAGAAACCCAAAGCCACCCCAGTCAAGAAGGCCAAGAAGAAGCTGGCTGCCACACCCAAGAAAGCCAAAAAACCCAAGACTGTCAAAGCCAAGCCGGTCAAGGCATCCAAGCCCAAAAAGGCCAAACCAGTGAAACCCAAAGCAAAGTCCAGTGCCAAGAGGGCCGGCAAGAAGAAGTGACAATGAAGTCTTTTCTTGCGGACACTCCCTCCTGTCTcctattttctgtaaataattttctccttttttctctcttgatgCTCACCACCACCTTTTGCCCCCTTCTGTTCTGACTTTATAAGAGACAGGATTTGGATTCTTCAGAAATTACAGAATAATTCATTTTTCCTTAACCAGTTGTGCAAGGACAGCAACAACCAATCTAATGATGAGAATgtacttatattttgttttgctattaaCCTACTTACGGGGTTAGGGATTTGCGGGGGGACTTGTGTGTTTTGTTGGCTTGTTTGCCATGAAGgtagatgggggtggggagaagacaCAAGGCAGTTTGTTCTGGCTAGATGAGAGGGAACCCAGGAATTGTGAGGTTAGCAGGAATATCTTTAGGGTGAGTGAGTTTTCTTTGAGTTGGGCACCCGTTGTGAGAGTTTCAGAACCTTTGGCCAGGAGGAGAGAGGTGGTAGGGAGCAGCCAGCCGGCAAAGGAAGGAGGTGGGAAAAAAACCGCCACCGGGCTGACTTCCACCTCCCAGTGGTGAGCAGTGGGGGCCCAAACCcagtttccttctcatttttgttAGTTTGCCCTTTCGGCCTCCCTATTTTCTTAGGGAAGGGGAGTGGGGTCCAAGTGACAGCTGGATGGGAGAAGCCATAGTTTCTCCCAGTCAGCTAGGATGTAGCCATTGGGGGATCTTTGTGGCTTCAGCAAATTCTCTTGTTAAACCGGAGTGAAAACTTCAGGGGAAGGGTGGGGAGTCAGCCAAGTGCCTCAGTGTGCCCTGTTGAAACTTAGGTTTTTCCACGCAATCGATGGATTGTGTCCTAGGAagacttttcttttcctctggattttTGTTCCTCCTGTACAAGAGGTGTCTTTGCTTGGTTTGGTGGGGCTGCGGCCACTTAAAACCTCCcgatctctttttattttgagtccTTTATTATAAGTAGTTGTAGCtgcgggagggggagggggagggggagtgggCGGGCAGTGGATAGTAAGACTGCAGTCGATTTGGGATTTGCTAAGTAGTTTTACAGAGCTagatctgtgtgcatgtgtgtgtttgtgtatatatatatacatatctaggGCTAGTACTTAGTTTCACACCCGGGAGCTGGGAGAAAAAACCTGTACAGttgtctttctcttatttttaataaaatagaaaaatcgcGCACTTGCGCGtccccccccacccccttttttaAACAAGTGTTACTTGTGCCGGGAAAATTTTGCtgtctttgtaattttaaaactttaaaataaattggaaaaggGAGAAACTGAGCGGTGTATTTTTCCTCACTTTGAAGACTGGAGAATGAATGCGGAGCGGTTAGGCGGGCGGGCAGTGGGGACATCTGGGGCGTTTGCACCTGAGAATTGGGGGGAGGGTTCAGGAGCTGGACAGAAGCCAGGAATCCTTAGTCCCGGAGGCTGCGGAACGTGCCTTAGCCGGCTTCTAGGCTTCTGCCTTTGGGGTCCAGAGGGTAACCCATTTCCGGCCGAGAGGTGAGTACGTGGGAATGCGGTGGGGAGTCTGGTGGGCTTGGCCCTGACGCGACTTCCTccgcccccttccctcccctctgccaTCCGGACTGCTGCAGTCTCAACTTACAAGTCAAGCCGCTCGCTCCCTGGCGGATCCCGCCAGGCCCCGCCCATCCGTCCTAGGCCCGCCTCCCCGCCTTTTTAAGCGAGCCTCCTAGCTCCGATTGGCTGCTGGAGCCCGGCCCCCGGCCACGCGACCAGGCTGCGTCCGCGATGCGCACGGCTCCCAGGCAGGCAGGCGCGCTCGAGCGAGGTAGGAGCGATGTGGCCTGGGAACGCCTGGCGCGCCGCACTCTTCTGGGTGCCCCGCGGCCGCCGCGCACAGTCAGCGCTGGCCCAGCTGCGTGGCATTCTGGAGGGAGAGCTGGAAGGCATCCGCGGAGCTGGCACTTGGAAGAGTGAGCGGGTCATCACGTCCCGTCAGGGGCCGCACATCCGCGTGGACGGCGTCTCCGGAGGTAACTCTCCGTTCCTGGAGTCGTTCCAAGACCTTTCCCGAGCTTGCGCTGGAATGGAGGtcctggaggtgggggtgggcggCTCCTACACTCTTAGCTACTGTTCCCCTTCGCATCTCTCAGGGCGACTTTATGGCTTCCTAATATTGACTCTCGCCTGGTTAAACCCTTTTGACGGAGGGAGGCGATTTGCCCAGCAAGAAAACCCGCATTTCTTGAGCGGCTGCTTTGTGAAGGTCTCTACCAATTGTTGCTGCACGTGAACTCCTGCTAACTTCTAGACGCAGGAATGACTAATTCCACTTTACAAACGAAGAGGCTGAAATCCACAGATATGAAATGGCTTGCCCAAAAGCCCCCAGCTAGCTGCAGGCAGCGCTGGAATATTGGAGCTGGAACATTGTCTGACTGGCCAGAGAGGACAGCTTGCTGGGTAAACTCATAGCAAGCAAGGGGTCCCAGGGCTGCCGCAGAAATCACATGATGAGTTGGCCTTGCCAGGTCtccctcatttctttctttcctttttttttctgagacggagtctcgtcttcctctgtcgcccaggctggagtgcagtggcgagatctcggttcactgcaacctctgcctcccgggttcaagcgattttcatgcctcagcctcccaagtagctgggactacaggcacgtgccagcacacccggctaatttttgtatttttagtggagactgggtttcaccatgttggccaggctggtctcgaactcctgacctcaagtgatcctcccgcctcagcctcccaaagtgttgggattacaggcgtgagccaccactcccagccctcccTCACTTCACTCTAACCAGTGGTTACACCTGACTTATTCGTGTCAGGCCTCAGGCGAGTGGTGATCATCAACAGGCTCCCAAAGCTGCCTTCTGCCCAGGAAATAGGCATAGAAACCTTGGTGCTGTTGcactcatttgtaaaacagacgTCCCAGGTAATCCCTTCTCTCCCTCAGGGGAAGCTTAGAGCCAGTCAAAAGATGGGAAATTAGGAGACCCAAGTTCTCATCCTGTTTTTGCTTTTCCCAGGCTGTGTGAACTTTCCCCTCTGGCTGTTTGCTCCTAAGGTCAGCTGCGTTCACTCTGGGCTTTAGAATTAGGGGACTGGTATCTCAGGCACCTACTTTTGGGGGTGTGATTCTGGCAGCAAAGTAAACTGTGGAGTTCCAGGACTGCAGCAGGCATCTGACCCAGCCCTCTTCTTTAACCCTCAAGGAAACCAAGGGGTCAGATAAGGAGTCAGTGGTGGTCTTCAGGCACAGGAGAAGCCTGTGAGGAAGGGCTGAGTTCCTCCTTGGGTAGAATGTGATTCAAAGCCAgagtttaggctgggcacagtggcttgtgcctgaaatcttagcactttgggaggccaaggtaggaggattgcttgaggctaggagttcgagaccagcacgggcaacataatgagaccccatctctacaaaaaataaaaaaatttaatcgggcatggtggcacgcacctgtagtcccagctactcaggaggttaagtgggaggattgcttgagcctgggaggttggggctacagtgaaccatgattgcaccactgtactccaacctgggcgacagagc containing:
- the LOC100970460 gene encoding histone H1.0 is translated as MTENSTSAPAAKPKRAKASKKSTDHPKYSDMIVAAIQAEKNRAGSSRQSIQKYIKSHYKVGENADSQIKLSIKRLVTTGVLKQTKGVGASGSFRLAKSDEPKKSVAFKKTKKEVKKVATPKKASKPKKAASKAPTKKPKATPVKKAKKKLAATPKKAKKPKTVKAKPVKASKPKKAKPVKPKAKSSAKRAGKKK